In a single window of the Olivibacter sp. SDN3 genome:
- the fucP gene encoding L-fucose:H+ symporter permease has translation MSKKKTGSLFRTADGTNYIVPFIFICSLFLLWGFAHGLLDVLDKHFQDTLGVSKAQSGFVQFSLYIGYLAMAVPAGLFMKRYGYQKGIILGLILFSIGSFLFYPAAKFEAFIPFLLALFVIACGLACLETAANPYSTVLGSQERRYAARRINISQSFNGLGWILGPLMGGLFIFGAEQQEGAEKFDSLVKPYMGVGCIVVVVAIIFMLIKLPDIEEKSVEESEDDPKMSRLLKHPAFIAAVIAQFLYVAAQTGVNSFFINYVTEEIPDVTGPVANLMQHLGYFGTVFMPKNGEQAASVILAIGGMGLFWVGRLSGAYMMKFFRPHRLLAIYAIVNTLLMAIVFMALGWGSVVALFVCYFFMSIMFPTIFALGIHGLGSLTKKASSFLVMAVAGGAFCPPVMGVIADHSSMSVAFFIPMLCFAFIAWYAIWGVGKAAAGNEIVLHHH, from the coding sequence ATGAGTAAAAAGAAAACGGGATCGCTGTTTAGAACGGCGGATGGAACGAATTACATCGTCCCTTTTATTTTCATCTGTAGCCTGTTTTTGCTATGGGGCTTCGCACATGGTCTGTTAGATGTGCTTGATAAACATTTTCAAGACACGCTGGGTGTATCTAAAGCGCAGTCGGGCTTTGTGCAATTTTCCCTATATATCGGTTATTTGGCCATGGCCGTGCCGGCAGGGCTCTTTATGAAGCGTTATGGGTATCAGAAAGGAATTATCTTGGGATTGATCTTGTTTAGCATAGGCTCTTTTCTGTTTTATCCAGCAGCTAAGTTTGAAGCATTTATTCCCTTTTTACTGGCTTTGTTTGTCATCGCCTGTGGTCTCGCATGTCTGGAAACGGCCGCGAATCCGTATTCTACGGTTTTGGGATCGCAGGAGCGGCGATATGCAGCGAGAAGAATTAATATCTCGCAGTCATTTAACGGGTTAGGATGGATATTGGGGCCTTTAATGGGAGGGTTATTTATTTTTGGTGCGGAGCAGCAGGAAGGGGCAGAGAAGTTCGATTCTTTAGTTAAACCTTATATGGGGGTTGGATGTATCGTAGTAGTGGTAGCGATTATATTCATGTTAATAAAGCTACCTGATATCGAAGAAAAAAGTGTGGAGGAATCGGAAGACGATCCTAAAATGAGTAGATTGCTGAAACACCCCGCATTCATAGCCGCAGTGATTGCGCAGTTTCTTTACGTTGCTGCACAAACCGGAGTGAATTCCTTCTTTATTAATTATGTGACGGAAGAAATTCCTGATGTGACTGGGCCTGTGGCCAACCTGATGCAACATCTGGGTTATTTTGGAACCGTGTTTATGCCCAAAAATGGAGAACAGGCGGCATCTGTAATTTTAGCCATAGGAGGAATGGGATTGTTTTGGGTAGGGCGTTTATCGGGCGCTTACATGATGAAGTTTTTCCGTCCCCATCGCTTATTGGCTATATATGCTATAGTAAACACATTGCTAATGGCAATTGTATTTATGGCCCTCGGTTGGGGGTCTGTGGTTGCGTTATTTGTATGCTATTTCTTTATGTCGATCATGTTCCCAACAATTTTTGCTCTCGGTATCCATGGATTGGGTTCGCTGACGAAGAAAGCATCTTCCTTTTTAGTGATGGCAGTAGCTGGAGGAGCATTTTGTCCACCGGTCATGGGCGTCATTGCGGATCATTCCAGTATGTCGGTAGCTTTCTTCATCCCAATGCTATGTTTTGCTTTCATTGCATGGTATGCGATATGGGGCGTAGGCAAAGCCGCCGCAGGAAATGAAATTGTTTTACATCATCATTGA
- a CDS encoding L-fucose isomerase, translating to MKKYPKIGIRPIIDGRLGGIRESLEETTMNMAHDVAELFQSTLRYPDGSPVQCVIADTCIGGVKEAADCAEKFETANVGVSLSVTPCWCYGSETMDMNPLIPKAIWGFNGTERPGAVYLAATLAAHNQKGLPAFGIYGEDVQDMGDRAIPDDVKGKLLRFARAGLAVAIMRGQSYLAIGSVSMGIVGSIVDADFFQTYLGMRNEYVDSSEVLRRIQLGIYDQEEYEKAHAWVKKHCKEGKDYNASAKIKSRADKDKDWEFVVKMTIIIRDLMIGNKKLKDMGYAEEAYGHHALVSGFQGQRQWTDFLPNGDFSEAILNSSFDWNGKRAPYIVATENDSLNGVSMLFNYLLTNTAQIFADVRTFWSPDAVERVSGWKPEGIAQNGFIHLINSGAATLDGTGRQQQEGEPAMKPFWEITDSEVGSCLGATSWHPANLDYFRGGGYSSKFLTAGGLPVTMCRINLIKGVGPVLQLAEGWTVELPEEVNKLLDERTDPTWPTTWFVPKVTGEGPFRDVYSVMGAWGSNHGAISYGHIGGDLITLAAMLRIPICMHNVEEERIFRPSAWNAFGMDSEGADYRACESYGPIYK from the coding sequence ATGAAGAAATATCCTAAAATAGGCATTAGGCCGATCATAGATGGGCGCTTAGGCGGAATAAGAGAATCATTGGAAGAAACGACCATGAATATGGCCCATGATGTAGCCGAATTGTTCCAGTCAACCCTCCGTTATCCGGATGGAAGCCCTGTACAGTGCGTCATTGCCGATACTTGCATAGGAGGTGTAAAAGAGGCCGCTGACTGCGCAGAGAAATTTGAAACAGCAAATGTAGGGGTGTCTTTATCCGTCACACCGTGCTGGTGTTATGGCTCGGAAACTATGGATATGAACCCGTTGATACCAAAGGCAATTTGGGGATTTAATGGAACCGAAAGGCCGGGAGCTGTTTATCTGGCGGCTACACTCGCGGCTCATAATCAAAAGGGATTACCGGCCTTTGGCATCTATGGAGAAGATGTACAGGATATGGGCGATAGAGCTATTCCAGACGATGTGAAAGGAAAATTGTTGCGTTTTGCCCGGGCAGGACTGGCTGTAGCCATCATGCGTGGACAATCGTATTTAGCAATTGGTTCGGTATCCATGGGCATTGTAGGCTCTATTGTGGATGCCGATTTTTTCCAGACTTACTTGGGGATGCGTAATGAATATGTAGATTCTTCTGAGGTGCTGAGGCGTATTCAATTGGGAATCTATGATCAGGAAGAATATGAAAAGGCGCACGCTTGGGTGAAAAAACATTGTAAGGAAGGGAAGGACTACAACGCGTCAGCAAAAATAAAGTCGAGAGCAGATAAAGATAAAGACTGGGAGTTTGTGGTAAAAATGACCATCATTATCCGTGATCTCATGATCGGGAATAAAAAATTGAAAGATATGGGTTACGCTGAGGAGGCGTATGGACACCATGCCCTCGTTTCTGGCTTTCAAGGCCAGCGGCAGTGGACTGACTTTCTCCCTAACGGCGATTTCTCCGAAGCTATATTAAACTCTTCATTCGATTGGAATGGTAAACGGGCACCTTATATCGTGGCCACTGAAAATGATTCATTGAATGGGGTATCCATGTTATTCAACTATTTACTGACAAATACTGCACAGATTTTTGCAGATGTACGTACTTTTTGGAGCCCTGATGCGGTTGAACGGGTTTCTGGGTGGAAACCTGAAGGAATCGCTCAGAATGGATTTATCCACTTAATCAATTCGGGCGCCGCTACCTTGGATGGCACGGGCAGACAACAGCAGGAAGGAGAACCGGCCATGAAACCCTTTTGGGAAATAACAGATAGCGAAGTGGGGTCGTGTTTAGGCGCTACCAGTTGGCATCCCGCAAACCTGGATTATTTCCGTGGGGGAGGGTATTCTTCTAAATTTCTAACAGCAGGAGGACTGCCTGTAACGATGTGCCGAATAAATCTGATAAAAGGGGTAGGACCGGTTTTGCAGCTAGCTGAAGGCTGGACAGTGGAGCTTCCTGAAGAAGTGAATAAGCTATTGGACGAGCGTACGGATCCTACTTGGCCCACCACTTGGTTTGTGCCTAAAGTGACGGGAGAAGGCCCCTTCCGCGACGTTTACTCGGTAATGGGCGCCTGGGGGTCAAATCATGGCGCTATTAGTTATGGTCATATTGGAGGAGATTTAATCACACTGGCAGCAATGTTGCGCATCCCGATCTGCATGCATAATGTAGAAGAAGAACGCATTTTTAGACCATCAGCTTGGAATGCTTTTGGTATGGACAGTGAAGGAGCAGATTATCGTGCCTGTGAAAGTTACGGACCTATATATAAATAA
- a CDS encoding DUF6786 family protein: protein MISTNVIRSFLIATILWSGCQSASDRSNVTQQEESQEMDSYNKGSFGYDLAFLKKKDSLVVLQNTQGDGKVVVSPKYQAKVFTSTAEGEEGLSFGWINYDAFDKQDEHMNAYGGEDRLWLGPEGGKFSLFFQPGTTMEFENWYTPPAIDAEEWTLHSATAKQANLSKELEITNYTGTRLQIRLKRQIAILENDEIEKALDIDLDGQVKTVGFRTVNTLMNNGEQAWDKQTGAPCLWSLDMFTPSPETVIIVPYHENRSGKVATTDYFGEIPEDRITYRNGTLLFKADGKSRGKLGIPPNRVKPVAGSYAADTKVLTITLFDVDPKATYLNQEWTPTKDPFTGDAMNAYNDGPLADGSQMGPFYEIESVSPAAFLKPREEMVHHHSVFHFVGDENVLDKICQQVLGASLDEVVLK from the coding sequence ATGATAAGTACAAATGTCATAAGATCGTTTTTGATAGCAACCATTTTATGGAGCGGTTGCCAATCTGCAAGCGATCGATCAAATGTAACGCAACAGGAAGAAAGTCAGGAAATGGATAGCTACAATAAAGGTTCTTTTGGCTACGATTTGGCCTTTTTAAAGAAAAAAGACAGCCTTGTGGTATTGCAAAATACACAAGGGGACGGCAAAGTTGTTGTGTCGCCTAAATATCAGGCAAAAGTTTTTACTTCTACGGCAGAAGGTGAGGAGGGGCTGAGTTTTGGATGGATTAATTACGATGCTTTTGATAAGCAGGATGAGCATATGAACGCTTATGGTGGGGAAGACCGACTGTGGTTAGGGCCGGAAGGGGGTAAATTTTCCCTCTTTTTTCAGCCCGGGACGACCATGGAGTTTGAAAATTGGTATACGCCACCTGCTATCGATGCAGAAGAATGGACCTTGCATTCAGCAACAGCAAAGCAAGCTAATTTGAGTAAAGAACTTGAAATTACGAATTATACCGGTACCCGTTTGCAAATCAGGCTTAAAAGGCAGATAGCAATCCTCGAAAATGACGAAATTGAAAAGGCACTCGATATCGACTTAGACGGGCAAGTAAAAACCGTTGGTTTCAGAACGGTTAATACGCTGATGAATAATGGTGAACAAGCGTGGGATAAACAAACGGGTGCGCCTTGTTTATGGAGTTTGGATATGTTTACTCCTTCTCCGGAAACGGTTATTATCGTTCCATATCATGAGAATAGATCGGGTAAGGTGGCAACGACAGATTATTTTGGTGAAATTCCCGAAGATCGTATTACTTACAGAAATGGAACATTGTTATTCAAAGCGGACGGCAAATCACGTGGAAAATTGGGGATTCCCCCCAATAGGGTAAAACCTGTTGCGGGGAGTTACGCCGCTGACACCAAGGTGCTTACTATAACACTGTTTGATGTGGATCCAAAAGCGACTTACCTGAATCAGGAATGGACACCTACAAAGGATCCGTTTACCGGAGATGCCATGAACGCGTACAATGACGGACCGCTGGCAGATGGCAGTCAGATGGGGCCCTTTTACGAGATAGAAAGTGTTTCACCTGCTGCATTTTTGAAACCTCGGGAAGAAATGGTACATCATCATAGCGTATTTCATTTCGTGGGTGATGAAAACGTCTTGGATAAGATCTGTCAGCAGGTATTGGGAGCTTCGTTGGACGAAGTGGTGCTTAAATAG
- a CDS encoding glycoside hydrolase family 172 protein — protein sequence MNHKSKMMKRTIAMAAMLFVGYFAYAQKTGSFDGLDMNMGNLSKLSDAKTRSISPENFTGEKGKGGMADPAKQADQRNVANAAHAARDLGVGWKVNPFITIEGGETFTIAEMEGPGAVQHIWMTPTGNWSYSIIRFYWDDETEPSIEAPVGAFFGMPWNDYAPLNSLAITVNPGSAFNCYWKMPFRKKCKITVENINSEPMNLYYQVDYTLTEVGEEEAYLHAQYRRSNPNSTSLHTILDGVKGKGHYVGTMMGVGVNNVGWWGEGEIKFFMDGDKDFATIVGTGLEDYFCGSYNFENKKTRQYEEFSTAYAGLHQVIRPDGVYQSQQRFGMYRWHIMDPVRFDGDLKVTIQDLGWRSEGRYLPQKSDIITVAFWYQREPHARFPALPEKDDLEVN from the coding sequence ATGAACCATAAAAGTAAAATGATGAAAAGAACAATTGCAATGGCCGCGATGCTATTTGTTGGCTACTTTGCTTATGCGCAGAAAACTGGGTCTTTCGACGGCTTAGATATGAATATGGGCAACCTTTCAAAACTGTCGGATGCCAAAACCCGCTCGATAAGCCCTGAAAACTTTACCGGAGAGAAAGGAAAAGGCGGCATGGCCGATCCGGCAAAACAAGCTGACCAGCGAAATGTGGCGAATGCGGCTCATGCTGCCAGAGATTTAGGGGTAGGCTGGAAAGTAAATCCATTTATAACAATTGAAGGCGGGGAGACTTTTACCATAGCCGAAATGGAGGGCCCCGGGGCCGTTCAGCATATATGGATGACTCCCACGGGCAATTGGAGTTACTCAATTATCCGTTTCTATTGGGATGATGAAACGGAACCATCCATTGAAGCACCCGTGGGTGCGTTTTTCGGTATGCCTTGGAATGACTATGCGCCTCTTAACTCTTTGGCAATAACGGTTAATCCGGGGAGTGCTTTCAATTGCTATTGGAAGATGCCTTTTCGGAAAAAATGTAAAATTACTGTTGAGAATATAAACTCAGAACCTATGAACCTCTATTATCAGGTAGATTATACCTTAACGGAGGTTGGAGAAGAAGAAGCTTATTTACATGCGCAATATAGAAGATCAAACCCCAATTCGACCTCTTTGCATACGATACTGGATGGCGTAAAAGGAAAAGGCCATTATGTAGGTACCATGATGGGAGTGGGGGTAAATAATGTGGGTTGGTGGGGAGAAGGGGAGATAAAATTCTTTATGGATGGCGATAAAGATTTTGCTACAATCGTGGGAACAGGCCTGGAGGATTATTTCTGTGGATCCTACAATTTTGAAAATAAAAAAACGCGGCAATACGAAGAGTTCTCTACGGCCTATGCAGGGTTGCATCAAGTCATTCGGCCAGATGGCGTGTATCAATCGCAGCAGCGCTTCGGCATGTATCGTTGGCATATCATGGATCCTGTTCGTTTCGATGGCGATTTGAAGGTAACCATTCAGGATTTGGGATGGCGATCTGAGGGGAGGTACCTACCGCAAAAATCGGATATCATCACGGTTGCTTTTTGGTACCAACGTGAGCCACATGCCCGTTTCCCTGCCTTGCCGGAAAAAGATGATCTGGAAGTGAATTAA
- a CDS encoding DUF4945 domain-containing protein: MKRITFIYLLAVVLAMHACIDREMIDRKEGDSLPTVNNLSVQQDGATVRLTWEIPVNIPESIEQPVSIYIDVQEILGPTRTTSVFNTTLANAPTEFVYEVPEENKTYHLTVKLFGQTKERDPNYSSSIYSLGQTVVYQSP, from the coding sequence ATGAAGAGAATAACTTTTATATACCTATTGGCTGTCGTATTGGCAATGCACGCCTGTATAGACAGAGAAATGATAGACCGTAAAGAAGGCGATAGCTTACCTACGGTAAATAACTTGTCGGTACAACAAGATGGGGCCACCGTTCGGTTAACATGGGAAATCCCAGTCAATATACCGGAAAGTATTGAACAACCGGTTAGTATATACATCGATGTACAGGAAATATTGGGTCCAACCCGAACAACATCGGTTTTTAATACTACATTGGCTAATGCACCTACGGAATTCGTTTATGAAGTTCCTGAAGAAAATAAAACATACCATTTGACAGTTAAGCTCTTTGGTCAAACGAAAGAGAGAGACCCGAATTATTCCAGTAGCATATACTCTCTTGGTCAAACGGTCGTTTATCAGAGCCCATGA
- a CDS encoding RagB/SusD family nutrient uptake outer membrane protein, producing the protein MNSYKIKYLSFLLLLVTGCQNFLEVNPKGVLSESQAEEPEQLESFVIAAYSHMPSLGFGDTHNPWIQSVRSDDAYKGGGGLNDQTPWYEMEIFTRVNPNVGNNDGPWYRGYVGISRANTALRLLNTVEEAEFAMKEQRIAEMKFLRGWIYLGMKLRWKYIPIIDENTPTDAAVVEQIPNRPDDMANDLPIWDWIIQNFEDAAAALPETQAERGRPTKYAAHALAAKALLFRAYEQNDRHQVININQETLNRALIHVDAVMAQDGAQFDLQPDFGDNFMIDFDNNTKESLWEIQYSIDDGTTDGRINRGNELNAPWWSPYFTCCDFNKVSHTMINAFKTDETGLPDFVNYNDTEMTGSQYEAYFQDHAFDPRLSHTAAIPGYPFKYDNDLLYEESGSRAPFQYGYFNSLKEQVHPDCDCIFRPFYVMNALNEKAIRYAEVLLWKAEILIQLDRFNEALPLINRVRTRAANSTPRLQKPDGSLWMDYRAETYQPGLNCNWTKDFAWEALIWENRLEFAMEGRRFFDLMRWGLLESVMNAFINKERTRFDWYNQGRFTAGRDEFLPIPQAQMNWSRGAYQQNPGY; encoded by the coding sequence ATGAATAGCTATAAGATTAAATACCTATCGTTCCTATTATTGTTAGTCACAGGGTGCCAAAACTTTTTGGAAGTGAACCCTAAGGGCGTGCTCTCCGAATCGCAGGCCGAAGAACCGGAACAGTTGGAAAGTTTCGTAATAGCGGCGTACTCGCATATGCCGTCGCTCGGATTTGGCGATACGCATAATCCATGGATACAAAGTGTACGTTCAGATGACGCTTATAAAGGAGGTGGGGGCTTGAATGACCAAACACCCTGGTATGAAATGGAAATCTTTACAAGGGTAAATCCGAATGTAGGCAATAATGATGGGCCTTGGTACAGAGGTTATGTGGGCATTAGTAGAGCCAATACAGCTTTGCGTTTGCTAAATACGGTAGAGGAAGCCGAATTTGCGATGAAAGAACAACGTATTGCCGAAATGAAGTTTTTAAGAGGATGGATTTACCTCGGAATGAAACTTCGGTGGAAATATATTCCCATTATTGACGAAAATACGCCAACCGATGCTGCGGTGGTAGAGCAAATCCCTAATCGTCCGGATGATATGGCGAATGATCTTCCAATATGGGATTGGATTATCCAAAATTTTGAAGATGCCGCTGCTGCTTTGCCGGAGACACAAGCCGAAAGGGGCCGGCCTACCAAATATGCAGCGCATGCTTTAGCGGCAAAAGCCTTGCTATTTAGGGCTTATGAACAGAACGACCGACATCAGGTGATTAATATCAACCAGGAAACATTAAATAGGGCTTTAATCCATGTCGATGCAGTAATGGCACAAGACGGAGCCCAGTTTGATTTACAGCCTGATTTCGGAGATAATTTCATGATTGATTTTGATAATAATACCAAGGAGTCACTTTGGGAAATCCAGTATTCCATAGATGACGGCACAACCGATGGCCGTATTAACCGTGGAAATGAACTGAATGCCCCTTGGTGGTCACCTTATTTTACCTGTTGCGATTTCAATAAGGTTTCGCATACCATGATCAATGCTTTCAAAACGGACGAAACCGGGCTGCCAGATTTTGTGAATTATAATGATACAGAAATGACCGGCTCGCAATACGAAGCGTATTTTCAGGATCATGCATTTGATCCAAGATTAAGTCATACGGCAGCTATCCCGGGCTACCCTTTTAAATATGATAATGATCTTTTATATGAAGAATCGGGATCCCGAGCACCTTTTCAATACGGATATTTTAACTCATTAAAAGAGCAGGTTCATCCCGATTGTGACTGTATTTTTCGACCCTTTTATGTAATGAATGCACTGAATGAAAAGGCTATTCGTTACGCTGAAGTGTTGCTTTGGAAAGCAGAAATATTAATTCAGCTCGATCGGTTTAATGAGGCGCTGCCGTTGATTAACCGGGTGAGGACGCGTGCTGCCAATAGCACACCGCGATTACAGAAACCTGACGGAAGTTTGTGGATGGACTATAGGGCGGAAACTTATCAACCTGGATTGAATTGTAATTGGACCAAAGATTTTGCCTGGGAGGCGTTGATATGGGAGAACCGCTTGGAGTTTGCTATGGAAGGTCGACGCTTTTTTGATCTTATGCGTTGGGGATTGCTGGAGTCGGTAATGAATGCTTTCATCAATAAAGAGCGGACGCGCTTTGATTGGTATAACCAAGGTCGTTTTACCGCCGGGAGAGATGAATTCTTACCTATACCACAGGCACAAATGAACTGGTCTAGAGGGGCTTATCAGCAAAATCCGGGATACTAG
- a CDS encoding TonB-dependent receptor: MKSTFLKKFYVVWKRYGRGRKKIPKMLGALSFILFMIYNLLAASSAMAQTSQQTRKITGTVTDELGEKLNGVSVRAKGGTHSAQTDSLGQFVLELPLAATHIIFTYIGKATNEQPLTAANTYYVQLLNDNTALEEVVVSTGYMTQKKADLTGAVSMVKREDFVKNPSANVMRSLQGKIPGVRITTDGNPAENVGIQVRGVTSLNSAPALVVLDGQPVTINLRDINPNDIESIQVLKDAASASIYGARAAGGVILVNTRKGRQGGTQVTYEAYVGASKINGVPRMLDAEGYGRALWQATVNDGNDPGSIRFYNYDWNYDSNGVPVLNSVSPLAWLNDAQTLPSTNTNWFKEGTRTGIQQNHQLTITGGGEKSTSLFSLNYYNNQGTQITSFFRRLAARFNNEYKLLDGRLTIGENLTLTNLRMRDVNSTYEFLVMPPNIPVYDNLGGWGGVAMPLGMDDFNNPIRGLMMNKDNVPNFMKVLGTAYADLKILDNLSFKTQYGVDYSMWYDRTIQRRWEEAGGKSNSLNGVTQNNWHDIGQTWTNTLIYNLRLGEHQIDMLGGMEAYRFINESFDAYREDILLEDRDYAYLSTATGERRELNGGGDERSILSYFGKINYSFGSKYLFSATFRRDGASVFGENNRFGTFPAFSAGWRLKEENFLKEVDFLNDLKIRASWGQNGNSAPLDVGRLVNIYVPDVNGTSYAIGGNPSGSIPSGYRRNSLGNPDLRWETTTQTNIGLDFAFLDNRLSGSFDWFNKKTTDMLFEPPYIAALGEGGYRWVNAADMTNKGWEFLLTWGDTKNDFSYTITTNLSAFKNQINSVPDNVKFNYGGNGLLDDIIGRPLNSFYGLVADGIFRTQEEVDNSAQQAGKGVGRIRYKDLDGDGVINEVYDRTWIGVSDPDLMAGLNFEARYKNFDIMFFLQGVFGNQVHNTWKELSDFWNIGVQNDRNHPARILDAWTPQNPNSDIPALSRGDANGEKRLSTYFIENGSYIKLRTLDIGYNFPQQLADRLKMTRLRLYASAQNLFMIKKFWGDDQFTGGDPENPGTGYPMPRTMFVGVNVTF; encoded by the coding sequence ATGAAATCAACTTTCTTAAAGAAGTTCTACGTAGTATGGAAAAGATACGGTAGAGGAAGAAAAAAGATCCCAAAAATGCTTGGTGCCTTGTCTTTTATCCTTTTTATGATTTATAATCTGCTAGCTGCTTCTTCCGCAATGGCACAGACATCACAGCAGACAAGGAAAATTACGGGTACAGTAACCGACGAGTTGGGGGAAAAACTAAATGGAGTGAGTGTTAGAGCAAAGGGTGGTACGCATAGTGCTCAAACCGACTCTTTGGGACAGTTCGTTTTGGAGCTGCCCCTCGCTGCAACCCATATTATTTTTACCTATATAGGTAAAGCAACAAACGAGCAACCGTTAACCGCTGCGAACACCTATTATGTACAATTGCTAAACGACAATACGGCGCTGGAAGAAGTGGTGGTCTCTACGGGGTACATGACGCAAAAAAAGGCCGATCTTACGGGAGCCGTAAGTATGGTCAAGCGGGAGGACTTTGTGAAGAATCCCAGCGCCAATGTGATGCGTTCCCTGCAAGGTAAGATCCCCGGGGTTAGAATCACAACAGACGGCAATCCCGCGGAGAACGTAGGTATCCAAGTAAGAGGTGTAACCTCTCTAAATTCGGCTCCTGCGCTGGTTGTATTAGACGGTCAACCGGTAACCATTAATTTACGGGATATCAACCCGAACGATATTGAATCGATTCAAGTATTAAAAGATGCGGCGTCCGCTTCTATATATGGCGCGCGCGCTGCCGGTGGTGTAATCTTGGTGAACACCAGAAAAGGTAGGCAAGGAGGAACGCAGGTAACTTATGAAGCGTATGTTGGGGCTTCTAAAATCAATGGTGTTCCCCGCATGTTAGATGCCGAAGGTTATGGCCGTGCACTTTGGCAGGCTACGGTAAATGACGGAAATGATCCGGGGTCCATTCGCTTTTATAATTACGATTGGAATTATGATAGTAATGGTGTACCTGTGCTCAATAGTGTGAGCCCTTTAGCGTGGCTGAATGATGCACAAACGCTGCCATCAACCAATACCAATTGGTTTAAGGAGGGAACCCGTACAGGGATTCAGCAAAATCACCAGTTAACGATAACCGGTGGAGGGGAGAAATCTACGAGTTTATTCTCCCTTAATTATTATAATAATCAAGGTACACAGATTACCTCTTTCTTTAGACGCCTTGCGGCTCGATTTAATAACGAATACAAATTGCTTGATGGCCGCTTAACCATTGGTGAGAATTTAACGCTTACCAACCTTAGAATGCGCGACGTAAACAGTACTTACGAATTTTTGGTGATGCCGCCGAACATTCCGGTTTATGACAATCTCGGCGGTTGGGGAGGTGTTGCCATGCCACTGGGAATGGATGATTTTAATAACCCTATTCGTGGGCTGATGATGAACAAGGATAATGTTCCAAATTTCATGAAAGTATTGGGTACAGCTTATGCCGATCTGAAAATTTTAGACAACCTAAGCTTTAAAACGCAGTACGGGGTTGACTATAGCATGTGGTATGATCGAACCATTCAACGTAGATGGGAAGAAGCGGGCGGAAAAAGTAACAGCCTGAACGGGGTAACACAGAACAACTGGCATGATATCGGTCAAACCTGGACCAATACGTTGATATACAACCTTCGCCTAGGTGAACACCAAATTGATATGCTCGGAGGAATGGAGGCTTATCGCTTCATCAATGAGAGCTTCGACGCTTATAGGGAAGATATTTTGCTTGAAGATCGCGACTATGCTTACCTATCTACGGCCACAGGAGAAAGGAGAGAGTTAAACGGAGGTGGTGATGAACGCAGTATACTTTCTTATTTTGGTAAAATCAACTATTCCTTTGGTTCCAAATATTTATTTTCTGCTACTTTCCGTCGGGATGGAGCCTCGGTATTTGGAGAAAACAATCGCTTTGGTACATTCCCGGCCTTCTCTGCGGGCTGGCGATTAAAAGAGGAGAATTTTTTAAAGGAAGTTGATTTCCTGAACGACTTAAAAATCAGAGCAAGCTGGGGACAGAATGGGAATTCGGCACCCCTGGACGTCGGCCGCTTGGTGAATATCTACGTTCCAGATGTTAATGGTACTTCTTACGCTATAGGAGGTAATCCATCTGGAAGTATTCCATCCGGTTATCGAAGAAATAGTTTGGGCAACCCCGACTTAAGGTGGGAAACCACGACACAGACTAACATTGGGCTTGATTTTGCTTTCTTGGATAATCGCTTGTCGGGATCCTTTGATTGGTTCAATAAAAAAACAACGGATATGCTCTTTGAACCGCCATATATTGCTGCACTTGGAGAGGGAGGATATCGTTGGGTGAACGCGGCGGATATGACCAATAAAGGTTGGGAATTTCTTTTAACCTGGGGAGATACCAAAAACGATTTTTCATACACGATTACCACTAATCTTTCGGCTTTTAAGAACCAGATCAACTCGGTACCGGATAATGTGAAATTTAACTACGGAGGTAACGGGCTGTTAGATGATATCATTGGTCGACCCCTAAATTCTTTCTATGGACTAGTAGCCGATGGCATTTTTAGAACTCAGGAGGAAGTGGATAATTCAGCCCAACAAGCGGGAAAGGGGGTGGGGCGTATACGCTATAAAGATTTAGATGGGGATGGTGTCATCAACGAAGTATACGATAGAACCTGGATAGGGGTGAGCGACCCTGACCTGATGGCGGGCTTAAACTTCGAAGCACGTTACAAGAATTTTGATATTATGTTCTTTTTGCAAGGGGTCTTTGGCAATCAGGTGCATAATACCTGGAAGGAGTTAAGTGATTTTTGGAATATCGGTGTGCAGAATGATCGCAACCACCCGGCTCGCATTTTGGATGCCTGGACACCGCAAAATCCCAATTCTGATATTCCTGCATTGTCACGTGGTGATGCCAATGGCGAAAAGCGGCTATCGACCTATTTCATTGAAAATGGCTCGTATATAAAATTACGTACACTGGATATTGGCTATAATTTTCCGCAACAATTGGCAGATCGATTGAAGATGACCCGACTCAGGTTATATGCTTCCGCGCAGAATCTATTTATGATCAAAAAATTCTGGGGTGATGATCAGTTTACTGGAGGCGACCCTGAAAACCCAGGGACAGGATATCCAATGCCCAGGACAATGTTCGTAGGAGTAAATGTAACTTTTTAA